Proteins encoded in a region of the Uloborus diversus isolate 005 chromosome 1, Udiv.v.3.1, whole genome shotgun sequence genome:
- the LOC129231933 gene encoding uncharacterized protein LOC129231933 translates to MASSSNSNVKEKEVFGVVPFDGTNFTVWCRRVQAVFSAKELDIFLEEEAAADNFAVFLKSKKAFAVILALLNDNILASLQSEDTACKIWKKLQSTYKDKGTGSQILTRKRLAMARKQNDVSMRSHIDNMLNLVSDLRISGTEVSDFDVIVYILMSLPKEYETVRISLENQPSESLNLDFVTKRLIDAEALIHDFKGENKSEYVKTFSNNVAFKTTN, encoded by the coding sequence ATGGCTTCTTCAAGTAACAGTAATGTTAAGGAAAAAGAAGTGTTCGGTGTTGTGCCATTTGATGGAACTAATTTTACTGTGTGGTGTCGCAGAGTTCAGGCTGTGTTTTCGGCCAAGGAACTGGATATATTTTTGGAAGAGGAAGCAGCGGCGGACAATTTCGCAgtttttttgaagtcaaaaaagGCTTTTGCTGTAATACTTGCGCTTTTAAATGACAATATTCTTGCTTCTCTTCAAAGTGAAGACACTGCATGTAAAATATGGAAGAAACTGCAGTCTACATATAAGGATAAGGGAACTGGGAGTCAAATTTTGACACGTAAACGTTTAGCGATGGCAAGAAAACAGAATGACGTGTCAATGAGAAGTCACATTGACAATATGCTAAATTTAGTTAGTGATTTACGCATCTCCGGAACGGAAGTAAGTGACTTTGATGTTATTGTTTACATTCTCATGTCTTTGCCAAAAGAATATGAAACTGTAAGAATATCACTTGAGAATCAACCAAGTGAATCTTTGAATTTAGATTTTGTTACTAAAAGACTTATTGACGCTGAAGCACTTATACATGATTTTAAAGGTGAAAATAAGAGTGAATATGTGAAAACATTTTCTAACAATGTTGCTTTTAAAACTACtaactag
- the LOC129232174 gene encoding uncharacterized protein LOC129232174, with protein sequence MPRKFLTLEAALGYFHSLSDSELDDEHEHDLCILLPDKHASLSDEKHINDEALNEVYPKDVCGHVDLMLSDEDTGSNSSDDQLHNSGYQKGNTTSCSTPKAKKRKQEPYPSWKKYAKFEENLPGKNSKN encoded by the coding sequence ATGCCTCGCAAGTTTTTAACGTTAGAAGCTGCGTTAGGTTATTTCCACAGCTTATCCGACAGCGAACTTGATGACGAACACGAGCATGATCTTTGTATTTTGCTACCTGATAAACACGCGAGTCTGAGTGATGAAAAACACATAAACGATGAagccttaaatgaagtttatccTAAAGATGTCTGCGGCCATGTTGACTTGATGCTTAGCGATGAAGATACAGGTTCAAATAGTTCAGATGATCAGCTTCACAATTCAGGATATCAAAAGGGAAACACAACCTCATGCTCGACTCCAAAAGCAAAGAAGCGGAAACAAGAGCCCTATCCCAGTTGGAAAAAGTATgctaagtttgaagaaaatcttccgggaaaaaactcgaaaaattga